The Deltaproteobacteria bacterium HGW-Deltaproteobacteria-18 nucleotide sequence CGAAAATATGCACGGAATCGGCCAGGGCCAGGGCCATGACGAGGGGCGGGACAATGGTAGTCACGTTGTTCAGCGTAATGCCGAGCAGGGGGAAGAGCCCCATGGTCGCCCCCGTGCACGCGGAGATGTTGACCAGGGCCAGCAGGGTCAGGCGCAGATTGCGGAAAAAGAGCCAGATGGTCAGGGTGATGAACAGGTAGGTCACCGGAATGAATACGGCCACATCCGACTTCATGTACTGGCTGAGGCTGAAGTTGGTCATGGTCCAGCCGGCCAGATGAAAACGGTCGACGAGTTCTTTGTGTCGAGAGAGCGCTGCCTCGGTTTGTTTGATGAGCCTCTTGCGAAAGCTCCCGTCCTTTGTGTCGGGTATTCTGGGAAAGACGATCAGGGCGGTGGTCTCCCCGTCGGCAGAGATGAGGTTGCCGGCATACAGCGGATTGCCCAACGCCTGCCCCCGCAGGATGCCGAGTCCCGGTGCGTCTTCCGGGATGCGCTCCAGGAAGGGGCGAACTTCGAAATATTCCTCCTCGCCGTGGATGTAGTCCACATTGGCCAGGCTCTGCACCTCCCGAACTTCGGGGATGCTTTCCAATTCCTGCGTGATGGCTGTGATCATGTGCAGGAGGGGGGGCGTGAACAGGTCCGGACTGGAAAAGGCGATGACGAAGAATTCGTCGTCGCCAAAGGTATCCTTGATGCTCTGGTAAAAGGCGACGTCCGGATCGTCCTCGACGGTGAAATAATCCACGTTGTCCACAGTCTGGATGCCGGGGAGTTGGAGCAGGAACGGGGCGGCCAAGCACAGGGCCAGCAAAAGGCAGAGAATGGGGGCGCGGGTGACCAGGCTGGCGATGTGCTTCATGGGTGGCCCGTGCGCATGGAGAATGAGCTGATGCGTTTCAGGAATGGATAGAGTTGCGTCAGATGTTCCATTTGGCACGGGGACAGCTTCTCGCAAAGTTCCTGTCGGGACTCGAAGAAGAACCGTGCATCCTCTTCACTCATGGGAGGCCTTTTATCATAGAACGTCCAGCCGTTGTTCAACTCCACCAAGGTACTTTTCATTTTGTAGAAAAACTCGTGGATATTGTCATCTACATCATAATCCTTGTATTTTTCCGATACCTTGTCTTCAATGTGATCCATGTTGATGCGCAAGGCGACTGCCGGAGCGCCAACTCCTGGGTAAAAACGTTCCTCCCCGAAGTTTTCGAACAAAAACATGGTCTTGTAGAAATTGACGTGCTTCGGATTGACCATGATGCATATATCATCAATTTTGTTCATCATTGAATATTCAAACATCGTCTTTGAAAGGAACACCATGAGATTGCACCAGCGTGTTTCTCTGGGCGTTGCCAAGGCTGATAGCTCGGTGATCATTCTTCCTCTGGATCGCAGTGAATCGAGTTCAGGCCTATACAGTACATCCATGGGCAATCCAAAGAGTTTGCTGTCGAAGATTTGGGTCAGGGTGGATATGACTGTGACATAGGTCCTGAAAATGAAAACGCACGTCGCCGGCAGCAGATTGTAAATGCTGAGATGCATTTCCGAAGAGTGCGGCTGCTGGATGTACCCCGAGGCAAGGTATTCCCTGTAGACGAGGGCGAAGGACTGAGACCACTCATCGCGGTTTTCCGCAATCTTGATGTTCGGTCGGTCTATTTCGTCCATCTTGGCCCTCAGCATGGCCGAGCGGCGAAGTCTGACGGATCTTCGGCGGTCCTGGCGCGTATTTTCGGAGAGATCGGTCATGGGTTCTCCATATTCGCGAGCATGAAAAAAAAGAGGAAAAGCAGACGCGGCTCGCGTCACGGCCCTGGTGACAAAAAGCAGGCGACTCTGCTCGCGATGGTTTCCTCCTGGCAGCGGCGTTTGTAGAGGCGTTAATGATCACTGCATATGCCATGCCTGAAACAGGTTTGGGGGAATCAGATCTGCAGGCCGGGGTACGAATTCCGGAGCAGGATTTTGCATTCCAGGGAAAGATCCTTCACGTCGTCCATGACGTCGGACAGGATGTGGTTGATAAGGCTCGTGTCCAGGGGGGCGAGGCGGAACCGGGGGAAGTCCAGGTCTTTGAAGATGCCGGTGATACGATCGCAGAGGGCGATCCGCAGGGACAGGTAGTGAGAGTTGAGGGTGTTGCGGTATGAGGCCATGAGACCGCTCTCCCCGAGTCGATCCCGCACGGTGGCAACGTTCGCGCGCAGCGCCACGGCCGGCGCGTTGACCCTGTGGTAGTGCTTCTCATCTCCGAAGATTTCCAGGTCGCAGAGCCTCTTGTAAATGGGGACATGCTTCGGGTTGACCATCACGCAGACATCGTCGACATCTTGGAATACGCAATACAGAAAGAGCAGTCTGGTGAAATTGTGAATGCCGATTCTCGAAAATCTCTGCGTGTTGGACGCCAGAGAGCACACTTCCACCACCTTACGCCGCTGCCTGCGCAGCGACGCAAGTTCCTTGCCGAACAAGTCATCCATGGGCAGGCCGAACTGACTGGAATCGGGAACAAGCGTTGCGGTGGATATTACGGTGTTTTCTGACTTGGCTAAAAGGACCGTTGTTTTGGGAAGCAAATGGTGCTTTGTGACCAATATCTCGTTTTTGTTTTCCTTTGTATATCCAGCCTGTACATACTCATGATACAAGAGATGGTAGGATTCAAGCAGTTCACATGCGGAATCCGCAACCTTGAACAGATAGTCAATCTCATCGGCTTGAGGAGAGTATTCTTTTTCCAGCGTGATCGATTTTGTGAAGTTAAGCCATCTATGTCTTTCAAGTGTCATTATATCTCCAGACAAATGTGTTTTAGTGTGTTGCTCGCAAGAGCGGCGCTATCACTGGTTCGCTTGGAACGCATGATAGCGCCGCTCTTGTCGGCGAATATCTTCGCCGCGAGCTGCCGGGGCTGAAGTGTTGCGTGTCCCCGAAGGTCGCGGCGCAGGTGGAGTGCGTTTTTTATCTAAAAATAATATTTGGCTTTGCAAAAGATCTGGTCATTGTCCCGGTAGCGGCCGAACAGGGAGTCTTCCGGGCCGAAAAAGACGTTTGCGCCCAAGGTGAATTCGAGATTTTTGTAGTAACTCAGGATGGCTTCCGGCGTCAGAAACGAGCCCCCGTCGCTCAGATCAAGGGCATAGCGCAACTTCAGCATGGCGTTTCCCCGCCAGAATTCGCGGTTGATCTCGCCGTTCAAGTAAAAATTGTCGCGCCGAAGGAACAGAATGCTGGACTCGTATTCAAACACGTGCTGGTGCGAGATCTGTACGTTCGCGTACCAGTCCTGTTCGCCCAGATAATCCACCCCCAGAACATAATGGAGTACGGGTTTGGCCACAGAGTCGAGGGACTCCGTGTTCAAGGTCTGTTTGTCGAAATAGGCCCCTTCGCCCCGAAATCCGAATTTGTCTGCGGTGGTTTCAAATTCCACGGCCCAGATGTGTTGCCTTTGGTAGTCGGCATGCAGGGTGGGCCCTGCGGGATTGGCCGGGTCAAAGCGCAGGCGGGGCGATTTTTCAGTGGCGTAGAGGTAGCTCGCTGCCACATCCCATCCCGCCAGCGATACGGAGGTGCGCAGGCCCAGGTCGGCGTTGTCCAGGCCCTTGCCGGGCTTGGACTCCTTGATTCTCAGTTCGCTCGGCTGATTGCCCAGGAGAGCCCAAGTGGTCCCGGAGAAGTCGAATTCGTTTTCCTCGAAAAAGGGGATGAAGATGCCTTCCAGCGTGACGTCGCCGGGGAACAGACGCATTCTGGCCATCCAGTTGGGAATCTTGCGGTCTTCCAGTTCCGGGACAAAAAATTCCCGCATATCCTGTGGATTGACGTTGTCCACGGGGCTGATCTGGTCCGTCTTGCCCCAGCGCACGATCTGCCTGCCCAAACGCAGATCCCAGTCGGGGGTGGCGTGGAAGAGATAGCCTTCGTAAAGATCCAGATCATATTCGTCCGTTGAATGTTCGGGGCCAAACCAGAGGTAGTCGGACTGCAGCGAGGCCAGGAGAAAGGTGGTCGATGCGCCGGGGGCGGCTGCAGAATCGTTGCCGGACAAAGGCGGAGTCCATTTTCCTTCAAGCCTGACCGTGTTGCGGAAGTTTCGCGCCTGTTCCGGGTCTCCTGATTCATGCAGTTCCTGCGCGATTTTTGCCAGGAGAAACCCCGAGATATCCAACCGCCCCCAGGGTGAAAGCTCTTCCTGGTTCTCGTCTGAAGCTTTGGAGTCTGCAAAGGTGAGGATTTTATTCTCAGCAGCGCCGTCTATGCCTGCCAAGGCCACGGGGTATGCCGGATGAACCTTTCCGTTGCCGGGTTCGACGGCCTGCGGTGGCGGGGTGGGAAGAGCGGGCTCCGGGAATGGCGTTGCCGGATTCATCGGAGCCAGGCTGACCACGATTCTGTGGGCGGCGCTTTCCTTGCTTGCGGGGATCGTGTCGATCCGGTGTGCCGCGTCGCGTTTCAAGTCCAGGACCACGCGCACGGTCTGTGGGTTGAATTGGGCCGCGCGGACGCGGAGGAGCAATGGATGCCGGGCGGGCAGCGTGGTGGCCGGGCCGGAAAGCCGTGCCTCGGTGATGTCGAGCACCAGGCGCTTGGAATCGTCCAGTACAAAAGAGCGCACGTCCCGGGGTGCCCTGGACAGATGGATGACCAGGGTTTGCGGCGCGTCAGCCGGGCTCAGGTCGAAAGATGATACCAGGACAGACGTGTTTGCAGAGGTCGGGATCGGGAAGAGGAACGATATGAGCAGAAGGGTGGCGTGCAGAAAAGGCGGCAAGGTTGATCCGGGTTGGCGGTGCGTCCCTCTGCAAGATGAGGGCGACCATTTTTGTCGAATTTTCATATGTTTCGGATCTCCCAGAACTGCGCTTCAATTTGTGCGCAATTTTTTTTCAGTAATGGAGAAAAATTGAGCATGTTCATGGGGTGGAGAAATTTATACGTATGTATATGCTTTGATTTTACCATCTCTCGAGAGCCTGTTGTGTGAACATGCTGTCCAATACTCCTGTATTGTATTGGATACTTGTTGTCTCCAGGGTTGTTTTATGGCCGGAAGGGAGGTCTTCCATGACCACCTTGGTCTCGGTCCAGATGTTCTGGATGTTCTCCAGTTGGAGCACGGCGTAGCGTTTGACCGGGGTCTCGCCGCCGGTAAAGAAATCCACCCGCAAAGGCAGGAGCATATCCTGGGCCACCCAGGTTCGGATCGAGGTGTACTGGGAGTTTGTGCCTGTTTTGGGGCGGCTCTCCAAGATCCAGCACCGTACCTTGTTCAGGGATTCATCGCCAACAATGGTGTGTTCGGAATCATCAACAGGTCTTCGCTCCATGTCCTCGTAAGTGAAATCGGTGTTCACGAAGCTGCGGCTCTTTTGCCCAGCCACGATGCGTCGCGTTCTGTTCAGGGCTGGCAGATAGAGGAACTGGGCCGTCCCCCCTTGGCCGTCCTCGACGGCCAGAAAGCCTGTCCCCTGGATATCCGCAGGGGCCGTGAAGCGAAGCAGGGTTGAGCGTGCACCGTTTTTTTCCAGGACGGAAACGTTCAACTGGCGAACGCGCTTTTGTCCCTCAGCCGGAATGAGTTCCATGGTTTGGCGGGAGACGGAGTTGTCGCCCACGTAGCGGTCATGGACCAACTGGGCCAGTTCCTGGCCTGAAGGCTGGGCGTGGGCCGGGACGGCCGGATGTGCAAAACCCCAGATAAGGATCGAGCAGACAAGGAAATATTTCGGGATCAGGGTATGGGTATGCATGATCGGTGCTCACGGATTATTGATTGTTTCTGGTCTCCTCCATATCCAACATTTTTCAGTGATATTGTTTGAAGTGTCAATGATATGTTGGAAGAAGTGTAAAAATTTAGATGCAACAGCTGTGATCTAGATCTTTACAGTGAATTATTTCGGATAATTTCGCTAAAGTGTAAATTTTTTCGACATTAAATCGAGATATTTTTAACACTTGAAGTCAATTTTTGTGTTGCATTGCAGTGCAACATGCGGACATGAAAATGAAGATTTTATATCTGTTACATGTTGATGCAACACTTCTGCTGCGTGCAACACTTCTGTATGCTCCAGCGCCCTCCGCGAAATCCGCTTTTTGTTAATTATCCTCTTGGAATTATGTCATAAATTAAAATTAAGCAGGCTTTTCACCTCCGGGCATTGAACTTGCTCAAGGTAGACTCGACAGGCGACGGGTGACTGTCAGCCATGCCTCTGTCGAGGCTGATGGCAAATGTTCGCAGGGATATCATCGGCGCTTTTGAAGATGACGTCCGCGTTGTTCTGCGCAGCGGATACATTTCCAGATTCCTGTCGCCCGGGCGCGGTCAATTCGTTTGGGACTGGCTTCTCAGTCCCGACCAAGGCGAATTATTCAGCATACGGAGCGATCCCTTTTTCAAAAGGATCGTTCGACGGAGGAAGAATGATCAGATCTGCCGTATTCGCGATTGTGCTCATGCTCTGCGTCGGACTTGCAGGCTGCAAGGGGCATACCAGCGAATCTCTCAACGCCGAAGGGGAGGCCCTTTTCAAGCAAGGCAACTATAATGGGGCGATCGTCCATTATAAAAATGCGCTGGAGAAGGAACCCAATTTTGTAGCTGCGCGATTCAACCTCGGACTGGCTTATATCGAAACAGGCAAGATGGATCAGGCCGAGCGGGAGTTTCAGAAAGTTCTGCTGCAGAATCCCTATGACGGACGAGTCAATTTTCAGCTGGGCCGGATCGCCAATTTTCAGAACAAGCCTGCCGAGGCCGTGCCCCTGATCATGGCCTATCTGAAGGATCATCCGGATGATGCCGCCGCCCTGGAGCAATTGGCCATTTCGGCCACGATCTCCGGAGATCCCGCCAGCGCTCGGGAGCATCTGGAAAGGGCCCTGGCCGTCGAGCCCGGCCGGATTTCGGCCAAGTTGGGCCTGGTTCAGATTTTCATGGTTCAGGGAGACAGGGGCGCAGCCCGCTCGATGCTCGAAGAATTGCTGGTCCAGGAACCCGACAACCGGACGGCTTTGCACGCATTGGCGCAGCTTGAGACCCAGGAGAAGGATCCCGAAGCCATGCTCGATGTGTACTCCCGCATCTCCTCCATTTATCCCTCCGATCTTTTTGCCCGCTACAAGGAAGGCAGCCTTCTCATGAACAGGGGTGAAGGGGAGAAGGTCAAGGCGTCGGCCGAAGCCATGCTGAGAGATTACCCCGACAACGCCGAAGGGCACCGGCTCATGGGGCTGTATCTCTTCCGCGAAGGCAAATTCGACGAGGCCGCGACGTACCTCGGCAAATCCCTGCGCATCAAACCTGATCTGGAAACGTACTACCTGTTGGGTCTTGTCTATTACAACCTCGATAATCTGGAACTGGCGGTGACCCAATTCCAGACCGTGCTCGATTACAGTCCCGGCTTCGTGCAGGCGAGGATCATGCAAGGCGAGATCTTTCTGCGTCAGGGGCGTGGACCGGAGGCGATGGTCGTGGCTGAAAAGCTGATCAGCGGGAGCCCGGATGATTTTCGCGGCCATGTTCTCAAGGGCGATGCCCTGATGATTCAGGGGAAGGCCCATGAAGCGCTGACCGAACTCGAACTGGCGATCGGATTGGCGCCATCCCATTATGGATTGCTGCTTAAAACGGGACTGCTCAAGCTCTCCCTGGGGGATTCTCGCGGAGAGGACGATTTGATGAGTGCGATAAAGATTTCGCCCGAGGGCGTTGATGCGCGCATGGCTCTGCACTCGTATTATTTCAGAAATGGCCGGACGGACGAGGCTTTGGCCGTGCTGAGCGAAGGCCTGAACGGGAGCAGGAACGACGCTGTGCTCTACAACTCCCTGGCCAAGGCTTCGCTGGGGCGCAAGGACGCCGAGGGGGCCGAGGAGTATCTGGCCAAGGCACGGGCCGCGGATCCGGCTTTCCTCCAGACCTATTATCACGGCGCCATTGCCAAGCTTTTCCGGAACAAGCCCGATGAGGCCATTACGCAGTATGACTTGGCTCTGGGTTATGCTCCGGACGATTTGCGCGCCCTCATTGCCTCGGCGGCGGTCCTTGAGAAACAGGGGAAGTTCGACGAGGCCCGGGTTCGACTGGAAAAAGCACGCGCCACGAAGGACACCGGGGCGATCCTCATGCTTTCGAGTTTTCTGCAACGAAACGGAAAAAGCGACGAGGCCCTGGCGGTTCTGGACGAGGAACGAACGCAGCAACCCAAGAACATGGTCCTTGTCCAGGGCATGGCCAAGCTGCATGTCGCACGCAAGGAGATGGACAAAGCCATGGCCTTGTACGGCCAGCTTGAACAGATCGACCCCTATGCCGGGACTGTGGAGCGGATGAGGGCGTGGATGGCTGCCGGAGATCTGGACAAAGCCGAGGAAAGTGCTCGGCGCCTGATGCAGTTGAAGCCGGACGAGGCTCAGGCCTGCCTGCCGTTGGCGAATATTCTCGGGTTGCGCAAGGACCGGACGGAGGCAGAGAACTTGCTGGTCAAGGCATGGGCGCTGGAACCCTTGAACGGTCAGATCGGCGTCGTGCTGGGCGAGTTTCAACTGCGTGGCCGGGAGGCAAAGAAGGCGATTGCCACCTTCGATCAGGTTTTGGCGCAATTCCCCACCAACGTTCATGCCCTGACCGGGAAGGGCATGGCTCTGCAGATGCTGGGCAGGAATGACGAAGCAGCCAGGATGTATCTCCAGGCCGTTCAGGCCCGGCACAACCATGTCCCCGCCTTGAACAATCTGGCGATGATCTGGGCTGATGACGAGACGAAAAGTGTTCAGGCCGTGAATTTGGCCATGGCGGCCTTTGTTCTCGCAAGCAATGACCCCGCCATTCTCGACACTCTCGGCTACGCCCTGATCCGCAACAAACGCCCGGAGGAGGCTCTGGGTGTATTCGCGCGGGCCTTGCTTCTTGCCCCGGGCAATCCCGGGATCCTCTATCATCAGGGCTTGGCCCAGGCCGAACTGGGCCGAACAAGCGAGGCCAGAGCAACCCTTGGAGTGGCTCTGGCCGAGACCGATTTCGCGGAACGCGAGGACGCCGAAAAACTACTGCGCACCTTGAGCGGGAAGTAGGGAGGAAGCATGTCACCATTGATATTTCGCAATCTTGCCCATGATATCGTCTGGGCGTTGCTGGCCCTGAGTGCGTCTCTGGCCATTCTGGCGCCGTCCGTCTCGTCGCTGTCCGGGGACTTCGAATTCGTTCGGGGAGCCAGCAGCGTTCTGGTCATCACGATCCTGCCCTCAGTCGCGGTATGGTCGGTATTCTGGTTCACGGGTCGCCGGCCGAGAGCGCCGAAGGCCTTGTATTATCAGGCCGTGGCGACCTCGCTGAGCATGGCAGCGCTTTATGTCGTGGACATGTCGTCGGGTGTGCTCGGTAGCGAAATCCGCCTTGTCGCGCTGGGGCTTGGCGTCTTTGCCGGGCTCAAGTCCGCCGAATTCCTGTTCGCCAAGTATCGCCGGGTCATCCCCGGAGTGCTCAAGCGCGTGCTTATCGTCGGGGACGGCCCTCTGGCCGAGCAGATGGAGGAGTTCATGCTCGCCAACCGGGAGAGTTATGTCATGCTGGGCAGGGTCAGCTGTACGTCGGAGGTGTTTCCCCCGACAGAAGGCAAGGCAGGGCACGAAACGGCTCCGGACAGGATCGGCAGGTTGTTGCGTCTGGCTCAGAATTTCGGGGC carries:
- a CDS encoding outer membrane lipoprotein-sorting protein, which translates into the protein MHTHTLIPKYFLVCSILIWGFAHPAVPAHAQPSGQELAQLVHDRYVGDNSVSRQTMELIPAEGQKRVRQLNVSVLEKNGARSTLLRFTAPADIQGTGFLAVEDGQGGTAQFLYLPALNRTRRIVAGQKSRSFVNTDFTYEDMERRPVDDSEHTIVGDESLNKVRCWILESRPKTGTNSQYTSIRTWVAQDMLLPLRVDFFTGGETPVKRYAVLQLENIQNIWTETKVVMEDLPSGHKTTLETTSIQYNTGVLDSMFTQQALERW
- the prsT gene encoding PEP-CTERM system TPR-repeat protein PrsT — encoded protein: MIRSAVFAIVLMLCVGLAGCKGHTSESLNAEGEALFKQGNYNGAIVHYKNALEKEPNFVAARFNLGLAYIETGKMDQAEREFQKVLLQNPYDGRVNFQLGRIANFQNKPAEAVPLIMAYLKDHPDDAAALEQLAISATISGDPASAREHLERALAVEPGRISAKLGLVQIFMVQGDRGAARSMLEELLVQEPDNRTALHALAQLETQEKDPEAMLDVYSRISSIYPSDLFARYKEGSLLMNRGEGEKVKASAEAMLRDYPDNAEGHRLMGLYLFREGKFDEAATYLGKSLRIKPDLETYYLLGLVYYNLDNLELAVTQFQTVLDYSPGFVQARIMQGEIFLRQGRGPEAMVVAEKLISGSPDDFRGHVLKGDALMIQGKAHEALTELELAIGLAPSHYGLLLKTGLLKLSLGDSRGEDDLMSAIKISPEGVDARMALHSYYFRNGRTDEALAVLSEGLNGSRNDAVLYNSLAKASLGRKDAEGAEEYLAKARAADPAFLQTYYHGAIAKLFRNKPDEAITQYDLALGYAPDDLRALIASAAVLEKQGKFDEARVRLEKARATKDTGAILMLSSFLQRNGKSDEALAVLDEERTQQPKNMVLVQGMAKLHVARKEMDKAMALYGQLEQIDPYAGTVERMRAWMAAGDLDKAEESARRLMQLKPDEAQACLPLANILGLRKDRTEAENLLVKAWALEPLNGQIGVVLGEFQLRGREAKKAIATFDQVLAQFPTNVHALTGKGMALQMLGRNDEAARMYLQAVQARHNHVPALNNLAMIWADDETKSVQAVNLAMAAFVLASNDPAILDTLGYALIRNKRPEEALGVFARALLLAPGNPGILYHQGLAQAELGRTSEARATLGVALAETDFAEREDAEKLLRTLSGK